TCCCACGCCCGCGCGGCTGCCGCGATCGACGAAGGGCGGTTCAAGGATCAGATCGCCGCGGTGGAGGTAGTGCGCGAGGACGGGACGTCCTTCCTCTTCGACACCGACGAAGGCGTCCGTCGGGGCGGGACCCTCGAACGGCTCGCCGGTCTGGCGACGCCGTTCCGAGAGGGCGGGCGCGTGAGCGCCGGCAACTCGTCGCAGATATCCGACGGTGCCGCGGCCCTTCTGGTCACGACTCCTGAGATCGCCGCCCAGCGAGGCTGGACCCCGATGGCGAGAGTCCACACTGTCGCTCTCGCCGGTGCCGATCCCGTCACGATGGCCCTCGGCCCCATCCCCGCCACGGCGAAGGTCCTCCAGCGGGCAGGGCTCGTCCTCGACGACATCGGGGTCTTCGAGATCAATGAGGCCTTCGCGCCGGTGACGCTCGCGTGGCTGGCCGAGACCGGGGCCGACTACGCGAGGCTGAACCCGCTCGGGGGCGCGATGGCCATCGGCCACCCCCTCGGCGCGTCCGGTGCCCGCATCACTACGACCCTCCTCCACCACCTGCGCGACACCGGCACTCGATACGGGCTCCAGGCGATGTGCGAGGCGGGCGGCATGGCCAACGCCACCATCTTCGAGCTCCTGTGAGGACGACACCGTGACCCTGGACGATCAGATCATCGGCACCCGCGTGCCGGAGCACACCGCCGAGGTGGAGCGCGGCCGACTGCGGTTCTTCGCGAAAGCGACCGGTCAGAGGGACCCGGTCTACTCCGACGTCGAGCAGGCACGAGCGGCCGGGCACCCGGACCTCCCAGTTCCGCCCACCTTCCTGTTCTGCCTGAACATGGAAACCCCCGAGCCGTTCGCCCTCTACACGACGCTCGGGATCGACCCCCGGACGATCCTGCACGGCGAGCAGGCCTTCGACTACCACGCGATGGCCTATGCCGGCGACGTGCTGAGCTTCGCCACGCACGTCAGCGACGTCTACTCCAAGAAGGGCGGCGCGCTCCAGTTCTTGGTGCGGACGACGGAGGTGACACGCGACGGCGAGCCCATCGCGACCCTCCGCTCCACCGCCGTGATCCGCGAGCCCGCAGCGGTCGCGTCGTGATCGCCACGGCGCGGGGGCCCCTCGCCGGTGTCAGGGTGATCGAGCTCGGTGGCATCGGTCCCGGGCCGTTCTGCGGAATGTTGCTCGCCGACCAGGGCGCCGAGGTGATCCGCATCGACCGACCAGCCGACGCGGGCCAGCCGTCGGCGCACCCGGTCCTGCACCGGAACCGGCGGTCGATCACGCTGGACCTCAAGGATCCCCACGACATCGAGGTCGCCGCCCGGCTGATCGACACCGCCGACGCGCTGATCGAGGGCTTCCGTCCCGGCGTCACAGAGCGGCTCGGTCTCGGCCCTGACGCGTGCCTCGCTCGGAACGCGCGGCTCGTCTACGGCCGGATGACGGGCTGGGGTCAGGATGGACCGCTCGCGCAAGAGCCGGGTCACGACATCAACTACATCGCCGTCGCGGGCGCGCTCGGCGCTTTCGGACCTGCCGACGACGTCCCGGCGGTCCCGCTGAATCTCGTCGGCGACATGGGCGGCGGCGGCATGCTCCTCGCGCTCGGCATCACCACCGCGCTCTACCAGGCACGGGTGAGTGGGCTAGGCCAGGTCGTCGACGCGGCGATGACGGACGGGACCGCCGTCCAGCTCGCGCTTGTCCACGGCCTGCGCGCTCGCGGCCGCTGGACCGATGACCGCGGCACGAACCTCTTCGACGGGGGAGCGCCGTTCTACCGCGCGTACCGGTGCTCGGACGATCGTTTCGTGGCCGTCGGCTGCGTGGAGCCCCAGTTCTACGCCGCGATGCTCCGGGTCCTTGGGCTGACCGAGGACCCGGCGTTCGCGAAGCAGCACGATCGCGAAGCCTGGCCGGAAATGGCTCGCCGCCTCGCCGGTCTCTTCGCCTCGCGCTCACGTGACGCGTGGGCCGAGGCCTTCGAGGGACAGGCGGCGTGCGTCTCGCCGGTGCTCTCGCTCACCGAGGCCGCGGACCACCCGCACAACCAGGCCCGAGGCACGTTCAGCCCTCTCGAGGACGGTCACGTCCAACCCAACCCCGCGCCGCGGTTCCTCGGTACGCCGAGCGACGCGCCGCGTGCGGCTCCACTCGTCGGGGCGGACACCGAACGGATCCTCGCCGAGCTCGGCGTAGACGTCTCACGCCACTGAACACCTCAGACAGCAGAAGGAGAACTCATGGGAACGCTCGACGGAAGGGTCGCCCTCGTGTCGGGGTCCGGCCGTGGCATCGGTCGTGAGATCGCGCTCAAGCTGGCGCGCGAGGGCGCGTCGGTCGTGGTGAACGACCTCGACCCCGATCCGGCGGAGCAGACCGCGGCTGACATCAAGGCGGCCGGCGGCAATGCCGTGGTCTGTGCGGGGTCGGTGGTCGAAGACGGCTTCGCCGAGCGGTTCGTGCAGACGGCGACCGAGTCCTTCGGTGGCCTCGACATCATCGTCAACAACGCCGGCTACACCTGGGACACCGTGATCCAGAAGATGACCGACGAGCAGTGGGACACGATCGTCGACGTTAACCTCAAAGCGCCGTTCCGGATACTGCGCGCCGCCCAGCCGTGGTTCAAGGAGCAACCCGTCGACCACCACCGCAAAGTCGTCAACGTCTCGTCGACCTCCGGCGTCTTCGGCAACCCCGGCCAGGCGAACTACGCCGCGGCCAAGGCCGGACTCGTCGGGCTCACCAAGACCCTCGCCAAGGAATGGGGCCGTTACAGGGTCAACGTCAACGCGGTGGCGTACGGCTTCATCCGCACCCGGATGACCGAGGCGATCGAGGACGACAAGACCCTCACGATCGACGGTCGAGACATCAAGGTCGGCGTCCGCGCCGAACGCCTCGAGACGATCGAGAAGATGATCCCGCTCGGCCGGGGCGGCACACCGCAGGAGGCTGCTGGCGCCGTCTACCTGCTGTGCGCGCCGGAGTCCGACTACGTCAACGCGCAGTGCCTCGTCGTCGACGGCGGGCGGGTGTGAGCCATGAAGGTCGGTGACACCCATGTCCTCGAGGCCCCCGAGATCACGAGGAGCACGCTCGCCCTCTACGCGGGCGCGTCCGGAGACCACAACCCCGTCCACATCGACATCGACGCGTGCCGTGCGGTCGGCATCGACGACGTGTTCGCCCACGGCATGCTCTCGATGGCCTACCTCGCGGGCCTGCTCACGAGCTGGTTGCCGCAGGAGCGGATCCGCTCGTACGGCGTGCGGTTCGCCGCGATCACGCCCGTGCACGCCGAGCCGACCTGCTCCGGCACGGTGACGGCGATCGAGGACGGCATCGCCTACGTCGACCTCCGCGTGACGCTCACCGACGGCACGGACACCCTCGTCGGCAACGCCGCCGTCTCACTCGACTGACCTATCGACCTCGAAGGAAACCATGAAGCGCACCGTCTACGACGACGACCAAGAGGCCTTCCGCCAGACCGTCCGTACGTTCATCGCC
Above is a genomic segment from Mumia sp. Pv4-285 containing:
- a CDS encoding SDR family NAD(P)-dependent oxidoreductase, translating into MGTLDGRVALVSGSGRGIGREIALKLAREGASVVVNDLDPDPAEQTAADIKAAGGNAVVCAGSVVEDGFAERFVQTATESFGGLDIIVNNAGYTWDTVIQKMTDEQWDTIVDVNLKAPFRILRAAQPWFKEQPVDHHRKVVNVSSTSGVFGNPGQANYAAAKAGLVGLTKTLAKEWGRYRVNVNAVAYGFIRTRMTEAIEDDKTLTIDGRDIKVGVRAERLETIEKMIPLGRGGTPQEAAGAVYLLCAPESDYVNAQCLVVDGGRV
- a CDS encoding MaoC family dehydratase N-terminal domain-containing protein, which encodes MTLDDQIIGTRVPEHTAEVERGRLRFFAKATGQRDPVYSDVEQARAAGHPDLPVPPTFLFCLNMETPEPFALYTTLGIDPRTILHGEQAFDYHAMAYAGDVLSFATHVSDVYSKKGGALQFLVRTTEVTRDGEPIATLRSTAVIREPAAVAS
- a CDS encoding MaoC/PaaZ C-terminal domain-containing protein, whose protein sequence is MKVGDTHVLEAPEITRSTLALYAGASGDHNPVHIDIDACRAVGIDDVFAHGMLSMAYLAGLLTSWLPQERIRSYGVRFAAITPVHAEPTCSGTVTAIEDGIAYVDLRVTLTDGTDTLVGNAAVSLD
- a CDS encoding thiolase family protein, whose translation is MTDAVIVDAVRTPVGKRGGALADIHPVDLSAHVLTSLARRTGLDPAEVDDVVWGCVTQAGEQAGGVGRFAALAAGWPESVPGVTVNRACGSSQQAVHFAAAGVAAGHYDIAVAGGVESMSRVPMGSSHTVPGCGKPFGPAVLERYDHVEFNQGVGAELIAERYGLTRADLDQHALDSHARAAAAIDEGRFKDQIAAVEVVREDGTSFLFDTDEGVRRGGTLERLAGLATPFREGGRVSAGNSSQISDGAAALLVTTPEIAAQRGWTPMARVHTVALAGADPVTMALGPIPATAKVLQRAGLVLDDIGVFEINEAFAPVTLAWLAETGADYARLNPLGGAMAIGHPLGASGARITTTLLHHLRDTGTRYGLQAMCEAGGMANATIFELL
- a CDS encoding CaiB/BaiF CoA transferase family protein, yielding MIATARGPLAGVRVIELGGIGPGPFCGMLLADQGAEVIRIDRPADAGQPSAHPVLHRNRRSITLDLKDPHDIEVAARLIDTADALIEGFRPGVTERLGLGPDACLARNARLVYGRMTGWGQDGPLAQEPGHDINYIAVAGALGAFGPADDVPAVPLNLVGDMGGGGMLLALGITTALYQARVSGLGQVVDAAMTDGTAVQLALVHGLRARGRWTDDRGTNLFDGGAPFYRAYRCSDDRFVAVGCVEPQFYAAMLRVLGLTEDPAFAKQHDREAWPEMARRLAGLFASRSRDAWAEAFEGQAACVSPVLSLTEAADHPHNQARGTFSPLEDGHVQPNPAPRFLGTPSDAPRAAPLVGADTERILAELGVDVSRH